In Pseudomonas rhizosphaerae, one DNA window encodes the following:
- a CDS encoding peptidoglycan DD-metalloendopeptidase family protein: MTKQPPKAPPLYPKSHLVAASGIAALLSLALLVFPSSDVEAKRTTTSLDMPAPMEQLKDAEQDAPIAPVAEQAAPAPFAQIETSASTDIEQAAQPTVTPATPIAATKEVTTAKEVAAAKKEPGHRQVVVAKGDTLSTLFEKVGLPASTVAEVVGSDKKAKQFTQLKRGQLLEFELSPEGELLSLHSKVSDLDTIRLTKASTGFAFERETSKPVTREAYAHGVIKNSLSQSAARAGLSHSQTMDMASIFGYDVDFAQDIRQGDEFDIIYEQRVLNGKVIGTGGILAARFTNRGKTYTAVRYTNKQGNSNYYTADGNSMRKAFIRTPVDFARISSRFSMGRKHPILNKIRAHKGVDYAAPRGTPIKAAGDGKVTLAGRRGGYGNTVIIQHGNSYTTLYGHMQGFAKGIKTGGSVKQGQVIGYIGTTGLSTGPHLHYEFQVNGVHVDPLGQKLPMADPIAKAEKQRFNQLSQPLMAKMDVERTTLLASKR, translated from the coding sequence ATGACCAAGCAACCGCCTAAAGCGCCGCCGCTTTATCCGAAGAGCCACCTCGTGGCTGCCAGCGGCATAGCCGCCCTCCTCAGCCTTGCCTTGCTGGTGTTTCCTTCCAGCGACGTAGAAGCAAAACGCACCACCACGAGCCTCGACATGCCGGCCCCCATGGAGCAGCTCAAGGACGCCGAACAGGACGCTCCCATCGCTCCAGTCGCCGAACAGGCTGCCCCCGCTCCTTTCGCCCAAATCGAAACCTCCGCCTCGACAGACATTGAGCAAGCCGCACAGCCAACGGTGACGCCTGCAACCCCGATCGCAGCCACCAAGGAAGTAACCACTGCCAAGGAAGTCGCTGCTGCCAAGAAAGAGCCTGGGCATCGCCAGGTTGTGGTAGCCAAAGGCGATACGCTTTCCACCCTGTTCGAGAAAGTGGGCCTGCCCGCTTCGACCGTGGCTGAAGTGGTAGGCAGCGACAAGAAGGCCAAGCAGTTCACCCAGCTCAAGCGCGGGCAACTGCTGGAATTCGAGCTGTCGCCGGAAGGCGAATTGCTCAGCCTGCACAGCAAGGTCAGCGATCTGGATACGATCAGGCTGACCAAGGCCAGCACTGGCTTTGCCTTCGAGCGTGAAACCAGCAAGCCGGTCACACGTGAGGCCTATGCACATGGCGTCATCAAGAACTCCTTGTCGCAGTCCGCGGCACGCGCAGGGCTGTCGCACAGCCAGACCATGGACATGGCCAGCATCTTTGGCTACGACGTGGACTTCGCCCAGGATATCCGCCAGGGCGACGAGTTCGACATCATCTACGAGCAGCGCGTACTCAATGGCAAGGTGATCGGTACCGGCGGCATCCTTGCCGCGCGCTTCACCAACCGCGGCAAGACCTATACCGCAGTTCGCTATACCAACAAGCAGGGCAACAGCAATTACTACACGGCCGATGGCAACAGCATGCGCAAGGCGTTCATCCGCACACCGGTGGATTTCGCCCGCATCAGCTCGCGGTTTTCGATGGGCCGCAAGCACCCGATCCTGAACAAGATCCGCGCGCACAAAGGCGTGGACTATGCAGCGCCGCGCGGTACGCCGATCAAGGCTGCCGGTGATGGCAAGGTCACCCTGGCCGGTCGTCGTGGCGGCTACGGCAACACCGTCATCATCCAGCACGGCAACAGCTACACCACGCTGTACGGGCACATGCAGGGCTTCGCCAAAGGCATCAAGACCGGCGGCAGCGTCAAGCAGGGTCAGGTGATTGGCTATATCGGCACCACCGGCCTGTCCACCGGGCCGCACTTGCACTACGAGTTCCAGGTCAACGGTGTACACGTCGATCCACTGGGTCAGAAGTTGCCGATGGCCGATCCGATTGCCAAGGCCGAGAAACAGCGCTTCAACCAGCTGAGCCAGCCATTGATGGCGAAGATGGATGTGGAGCGTACGACCCTGCTGGCGAGCAAGCGCTGA
- the tyrS gene encoding tyrosine--tRNA ligase, with protein MKSVEEQLALIKRGTEEVLVESELVEKLKRGQPLRIKAGFDPTAPDLHLGHTVLINKLRQFQELGHQVIFLIGDFTGSIGDPSGKSATRPPLTREQVLENAETYKAQVFKILDPAKTEVAFNSTWMDVLSPADFIRLASQYTVARMLERDDFDKRYTSNQPIAIHEFLYPLVQGYDSVALRADVELGGTDQKFNLLMGRELQRAYGQDAQCIVTLPLLEGLDGVKKMSKSLGNYVGIQEAPGIMYSKLVSIPDALMWRYFELLSFRSMDEIDAFKADVEAGANPRDIKIKLAEEIVARFHGEEAAQSAHKAAGNRMKEGELPEDLPEVSIAANEDMPIAAILNKAAMVKNAAGARDLLNAGSVRVDGAVVDRTFVFTLGATHIVQAGKKAFARITLENE; from the coding sequence ATGAAGTCTGTTGAAGAGCAGCTGGCGCTGATCAAGCGCGGCACTGAAGAGGTGCTGGTCGAATCCGAACTGGTCGAGAAGCTCAAGCGCGGTCAGCCTCTGCGTATCAAGGCAGGCTTCGATCCCACCGCTCCGGATCTGCACCTGGGTCATACCGTGCTGATCAACAAGCTGCGGCAGTTCCAGGAACTGGGTCACCAGGTCATCTTCCTTATAGGCGACTTCACCGGCTCCATCGGTGACCCCAGCGGCAAAAGCGCCACGCGCCCACCACTGACCCGCGAGCAAGTGCTCGAGAATGCCGAGACCTACAAGGCTCAGGTATTCAAGATCCTCGATCCGGCCAAAACCGAAGTGGCGTTCAATTCGACCTGGATGGACGTCCTCAGTCCTGCCGACTTCATTCGCCTGGCTTCGCAGTACACCGTGGCGCGCATGCTTGAGCGTGATGACTTCGACAAGCGCTACACCAGCAATCAGCCGATCGCGATCCACGAGTTCCTCTACCCACTGGTTCAGGGCTATGACTCCGTAGCCTTGCGGGCAGACGTCGAGCTCGGCGGCACCGACCAGAAGTTCAACCTGCTGATGGGTCGCGAATTGCAACGCGCCTATGGTCAGGACGCCCAATGCATCGTCACCCTGCCATTGCTGGAAGGCCTGGACGGCGTCAAGAAGATGTCCAAGTCGCTGGGCAACTATGTGGGCATCCAGGAAGCGCCCGGCATCATGTACAGCAAACTGGTCTCCATTCCAGATGCACTGATGTGGCGTTACTTCGAGCTGCTCAGCTTCCGCAGCATGGATGAGATCGACGCTTTCAAGGCTGACGTCGAAGCTGGCGCCAATCCTCGCGACATCAAGATCAAGCTCGCCGAAGAAATCGTCGCGCGTTTCCATGGTGAAGAAGCAGCCCAAAGCGCGCACAAGGCTGCGGGCAACCGCATGAAGGAAGGCGAGCTGCCCGAGGATTTGCCGGAGGTCAGCATTGCAGCCAATGAAGACATGCCTATCGCGGCCATCCTTAATAAGGCCGCGATGGTCAAGAACGCAGCAGGAGCACGTGACCTGCTCAACGCTGGGAGCGTTCGTGTCGACGGCGCTGTAGTCGACCGGACGTTCGTCTTCACGCTGGGCGCTACTCATATAGTACAAGCCGGCAAGAAGGCATTCGCCCGTATTACGCTTGAGAACGAATAA